AACTACTCTCCGACCCCAAGCACTTCTTCCGCTCGTTCACCGTCAAGGAACTCGGCCGACTCATGACCGCACGCCCCACCGAACCCACCATCCGCGCCCACGAAATGGGCATCTACAAGCGCTACTTCGACCTGATCGCCACCGGCCGCAAGACCACCGAGATCAGGGTCAACGACTCCAGCCGCAAGAAGATCAAACCCGGCTCGCTGATCCGGTTCCGCTGCCAAGGCGACGAAGTCCTGACGCGGGTCACCCGCGTCAACCGCTACGCAAGCTTCGAGGAGATGTTCGACCACGAGCCCGTGGCGTCGGTCAACCCCACCGCGACCCGTGACGAGCAGCTGGCCAACATCCGCCAGATCTACCCGCCAGAACGTGAAGCACTCGGCGTCGTCGCCATCGGCATCGAACTCACCGACCCACCCCGTCCCCAGTAGCCGCAGCAACGACGAACGCGCCCCACACCGGACCCGATCAGGGTTCCGACGTGGGGCGCTGGTCTTTCCGGGCGGTGCGTCGTAGCGCCGCCGGACAACGTGCGCGAGTAGCCACGCAGGGTTCTGCACTCCGCCACTGCTACCGGCCGCGCCGTATCGTGAACGTCGCCTCCGCGATCCAGCCGTCGGTCGCGTCGCGCAGCCAGGCAGTTTGCTCGCCTGGCACAGCCGTCCTGGCGCGATCGGTTCCGGCGCGCGGTGAGCTCATGAGACGTTCGACAGCTGGGGACCTGAGCGCTGGCTTTGCATCTCGCCGAAGGTTCTGGCATGCTCTTTGGGAGCGGTCGGTGAAAGAGGTCCAGGCGATCTCTTCTCGCGAGGCAGGTCCTCACGAGATAGCCGGCCGTTCTTATTGCCACGGTCCCCACGGACGAAAGCACGACTGTAGCGTCGGCTTCACAGCTTGCTCGTACCAGTGGCAATTACCGCGCTCCAACTGACGCTGCACCGCCCAAAGGCCGTAATCTGCGACTTGGATACCAAAGGACGATGGCGCATCCCAGGAGCGAAACACAATTTCACGCTGATTCGGAGCGAACTCCGAACACACCTGCTCCCAGGCCTTCCTTGCCGCAGCAGCACGTTTCCGCGTGCCAAAGGACGCGACGATCACAACCAAACGATCCCCCACCTTCGTGACCTGCTGCGATATTGTCTTGAAATGCAGCTCCCAGGCGTACTGGTACAGCCACATTTCGCCACGCTCTCGCACCCCTTGGTACGCATTTGGCTTGTACAGGAAGGTGGTATCAAACCTAGGTGCCAGGTCAGAAATGAGGTCAAACATGGCCGTGCGCGTTTCCGTGCTGTCGTTCACGGCATGGAATCCCTTCGCAAAGTGACTGTCACTTTGCGCCACGTCGACACGCAGGCGCAAGCCCCGGAACAGCGCCTCGCCGTGGTCAGCCTCGAAAACAACCGTTCCGATACCGAAATACGCGGGATTGCCGTTCTGTCCGGCACCCTCGTACGCAAGGTTTCCGGTCTCGTCGGCGTACATGTAGATGTCGCTCACGCCAACACTGGTCTCCTTAGCCCTGTCAGGTCTCTATCTGGAGGTAGATCGCGATTCCGCCACCAGGTGTTACGTGAGTCGCGCGGAGAGCTTCTTGGGACTGCTACACCTCGTCGATCACGATGCGGGTTCGTTGCTTCTGGGCTGGTACGTGGGCGGTGTGCTGGAACCGAGCAGGATCCGGATCGCCCATGCGGGCAGACGACGCTCGGCCAACCGCAGTACGGCGTAGACAGCGCCGAGCACAGCGGGCACGACCAAGACGTCACCAGCCGCGCCGAGCGGGCCGGTAAGCCAGTGCGGGGCGCCAGCGGTGACCAGGTAGGTCACCAGGGCAGACCAAGCGGCGGGGACGATCGTGCGCAGCCAGGCGGTGAGCTGGTTAGACACGGGGCGCTCCCTGGACGTTGACGACGACGTTCACGGTCGCGTCGGCGAGGACTGCCCGGACAGTGTCGGGGATGGTGCCGAGCGCGGTGACGATGCCGTGCAGGGTCTCGGCCTGGCGGGCGAGTTCGTCGCGGAGCTCGATGACGTGCTTGTCGACGTGCCGGATCGTGTCGACCGGAGTGAGTTGAGTTGTGCCGTCGACGAACGAGGGCCAGCCGGGAAACTGGCCGGGGATCCGGGAGCCGGTGAGCTGCTGGAGGATGTCGCGCAGCATGTGGTTCTCTTCGGGGGTCAAGTCCGGTCCTTCCTGTGCGGGTGGGGGCGCGGGGCTGCGGGTGAGGCTGGGCAGGTTCCAGGGGCGCGGGTCGTCGGCGAGCGCGACGTCGGAGTGCACGCTGATGTGGAAGTGCTTGCGGTGCGGGTTCGCGCCGCGGTAGGGCGTCCAGCGCCACGGGTTGAAGCCGGGCCGGGTGTCGAGGATCAGGCCGTTGGCGATCAGGTACTTGATCCGCGGATCCCGGCTGGCGGCGAGTTCGTCGGTGATCCGGTCGATGTCGAGCCCGGCGGCCGGGTCATGGGTGAAGTCGCGGGCGGTGACGAGCCTGCGGCCGTCCGGGGCGGGGCCGGCCCACGGGTTGTGGTCGCTGGTGCGGTTCTGGTGGTTGGTGTCGCCGATCCCGCCGTCGGATGCCTTGCTGCGGGCGGGAAACGCGGTGTTGAACTGCTGCCGCAGCGTTTCGAGCGAGCGGGCTACGCGCCAGGTCATGGTCAGCTCCCGATGGTCTGGGCGAGGGTGGGGATCCAGCCGAGCAGCGCGGCCAGCACGGCGATCCACAGCGCCCAGCGCTGTGAGCGTTCGCGGTCGCGGGCGGCCTGCATGGCGGTGAGGTCGGCTTCGATCTGGTCGACGCGGTGCTCGACGACGGCGACGCGGGGGCCGTGCGAGGCGAC
This portion of the Saccharopolyspora antimicrobica genome encodes:
- a CDS encoding DUF3800 domain-containing protein, giving the protein MSDIYMYADETGNLAYEGAGQNGNPAYFGIGTVVFEADHGEALFRGLRLRVDVAQSDSHFAKGFHAVNDSTETRTAMFDLISDLAPRFDTTFLYKPNAYQGVRERGEMWLYQYAWELHFKTISQQVTKVGDRLVVIVASFGTRKRAAAARKAWEQVCSEFAPNQREIVFRSWDAPSSFGIQVADYGLWAVQRQLERGNCHWYEQAVKPTLQSCFRPWGPWQ